The proteins below come from a single Chitinophagales bacterium genomic window:
- a CDS encoding aldo/keto reductase, with amino-acid sequence MHKRRLGNSELETLPLIFGGNVFGWTIDEQLSFKLLDAFTGAGFNMIDTANSYSRWVPGNKGGESETIIGNWIKQRNNRDKIIVATKVGSDMGDEKKGLSKTYIFSAVEDSLARLRTDYIDLYQSHFDDLATPVEDTMDAYSELIKQGKVRVIGVSNLSPERLKQSVDYGNTKNLSRYETLQPQYNLYDREDFEKNYQSYCIANKISVLPYSSLASGFLTGKYRSENDLFKSARGEGITKYLNDRGNLILRALDKIAARNNTRPASVALAWLMTRPTVAAPIASATTIEQLHDLINGANLQLDKEDLELLDRMSEY; translated from the coding sequence ATGCATAAAAGGAGGCTCGGAAATTCAGAGCTGGAGACGTTGCCATTGATTTTTGGAGGTAACGTCTTTGGCTGGACCATTGATGAGCAATTATCTTTTAAGCTACTGGATGCCTTTACCGGCGCTGGTTTCAATATGATTGATACGGCAAACAGCTATTCCAGGTGGGTGCCTGGCAATAAGGGCGGAGAATCTGAAACTATTATCGGTAACTGGATAAAGCAAAGGAATAACCGCGATAAAATAATTGTTGCTACTAAGGTAGGCAGTGACATGGGAGACGAGAAAAAGGGACTTTCGAAGACATATATTTTTAGTGCCGTAGAGGATTCATTGGCTCGCTTACGGACAGATTATATCGATCTGTATCAATCTCATTTTGATGATCTTGCCACTCCGGTTGAGGACACCATGGATGCGTATTCTGAATTGATAAAGCAAGGAAAAGTACGGGTTATCGGCGTTTCCAATCTCTCTCCGGAACGGCTGAAGCAATCGGTAGATTACGGTAATACTAAAAACCTGTCACGGTATGAAACTCTTCAACCACAATACAATTTGTATGACCGTGAAGATTTTGAAAAAAATTACCAATCCTATTGCATAGCTAATAAAATAAGCGTTCTACCCTATTCATCGTTGGCGAGTGGATTCTTAACCGGCAAGTACCGCTCAGAAAATGATCTTTTTAAAAGCGCCAGAGGCGAGGGCATTACAAAATATTTGAATGACCGGGGCAATCTTATTTTAAGAGCATTGGATAAAATAGCTGCTCGCAATAATACAAGACCAGCATCAGTTGCACTTGCCTGGTTAATGACCCGTCCAACCGTTGCGGCACCTATTGCAAGTGCCACCACTATAGAGCAATTGCATGATCTGATAAATGGTGCAAATCTTCAACTGGATAAAGAGGACTTGGAGTTGCTTGATAGGATGAGTGAGTATTGA